The nucleotide sequence TCCGCCTTGGTGACCGGCTGCACGGACAGGCGTGAGTTTTTCACCAGCACCATATCGGCGAGGCGCGGATCAGCTTTGACCTGGTCGAGATGGACCGGCGATTTGAGAGGCCCCAGCGCCTTGATGTCTACGCAGTCCCAGCGGTCATCCTCGGTTGTGCTGTCTTGATGCGCCTCGGCGATAACTTCGACCGTGCCGACAATTTCGCGGTCCTTTTGGGAGTGGTAGAAAAAGCCCTGATCGCCAAGCTTCATCTCCCGCATGAAGTTGCGCGCCTGATAGTTGCGCACGCCGTCCCATTCTTCGCCCGCCTCGCCCTTGGCGACCTGCTGGTCCCATGACCAGGTCGACGTTTCCGATTTGAACAGCCAATAGGCCATGATCAGTCCTCCTGTTCCGATTTGAGCGGACGCGACAGCAGCGCGTCCAGCGCCTGGGGCATCGTGATCTGACCCGACACGAGGCCCGCGACGACCTTTGTGACGGGCATGTCCACCCCGTGTTTGGCCGCGAGCTTCAGCGTCGCCTGCGCCGTTGCGCGGCCTTCAACGGTTTTGCCTTCGGGCGGCGTCGTGCCCGCCCCGAGCGCAAAGCCGAAACTGTAGTTGCGCGACTGCGGCGAGGTGCAGGTCAGCGCCAGGTCGCCGAAACCTGCAAGGCCCTGCAAGGTTTCGGGGGACGCCCCAAGTTTGAGCGCCAGCCGGTTGGTTTCGGCCATCCCGCGCGTCATCAACGCGGCGCGTGCGCTTTCGCCAAGCCCCGCGCCCATGCAAATGCCGCAGGCAATCGCGATAACATTTTTGAGCGCCCCGCCAAGTTCGGCCCCCGTAGGGTCGTCAGAGAGATAAAGCCGCAATGTGTCGGAAGACAGCGCCTGCTGCAGCGCCGCGCCCATCTCCGGGTCGGCGCAGGCCAGCGTCAGCGCCGTCGGCTTGCCCTGCGAGATATCGGTGGCGAAACTGGGGCCGGTGAGGATGGCCGATGGGCAATCCAGCGCGCCGGCCAGCACATCGGTCGGACCGCGCGCGGTGTCGAGCTCGATGCCCTTGCAGCAGGCGATCGCCGCCTTGGGGGTGCCGACCAGCCCCTCGAGATATCCTGACAGCGCCTGCATTGGTATCGCCAGCAGCAAGATGTCGTCCGGCCCGATGCGGGGGGCCGGGTCCAGTGCGATATGGTCGGGCAGCTCAACGTCCGGCAGCCGGGGGCTGCGGCGGGTGGCAATCATGGCGCCCATGTTGCGTGCGGTCAGCGTCAGGGGGCGTTCAATGGCCAAGGCCAAAGCGGTGCCAAAGGCCCCGGCACCTGCAACGATAATCCTGCTCATGCTTTCGCCCCTTTCTTGCCCGATCCAAGCATCGCGGGCGCGGTGTCGTCCAGCGGCCATCTGGGTCGCGCGGCCAGTGACATGTCGTCGACCAAACCCAGACGGAGGCGCTCGATGCCTGCCCAGGCGATCATGGCGGCGTTGTCTGTGCACAAAGCCATTGGCGGCGCGATGAACCTTGCCCCCGCCTCATTGGCCACCTGCTCCAACGCGGCGCGGATGGTTTTGTTGGCCGCGACGCCGCCGGCAACCGCTATGGCGGGGGCATGCGAGTGCTGCAACGCGCGCCGGGTCTTCTTGGCCAGCACATCGCATACGGCGGCCTGAAAGCTGGCGGCCAGATCGCTTTGGTCCTGCCGGTAAAGCCCGCCATGTTCTGCGACCAGCGCATCGCGTGCCCGCAACGTGGCTGTTTTCAGGCCTGAGAAAGACATGTTGCAGCCGTCTCGGTCCAGCAGGGGGCGGGGCAGATTGAAGCGCTTGGGGTCGCCCTGCAGGGCGGATGTTTCGATGTTGGGGCCGCCCGGCTGCGGCAGCCCGATCAGCTTGGCGACCTTGTCGAAGGCTTCGCCGGGGGCGTCGTCGATCGTGCCCCCAAGCCGGGTGAATTTGGTGGCCGACTGCGCCAGCAGGAACTGGCAATGCCCGCCGGACACCAGCAGCAACAGGTAGGGAAACTCCAGCCCGTCTGTCAGGCGCGGCGTCAACGCGTGACCTGCCAGGTGGTTGACCCCGATCAGCGGTTTGTCCGCGCCAGCCGCGAGCCCCTTTGCGCACATTACCCCCGACATGACCCCACCGATCAGGCCGGGGCCAGCGGTGACGGCAATCGCGTCGACCTCAGGCAGGGCCACACCGGCCTTGGTCAGCGCGGCCTCGACCATATGGTCCAACTTTTCGGCATGCGCGCGGGCCGCAATCTCGGGCACGACGCCGCCGAAATTGGCGTGCAGGTCGGTCTGCCCAAACACTTCGGAAGACAGGATTTGCGCGGGTTGCCCGTCGCGCGCCCGCACCACGGCGGCGGCGGTGTCGTCACAGCTGCTTTCGATGCCAAGGAGAGTGAGCGTGCGGGGCAATGTGGCGTCCATTATTGTGTACGGCTTATGGGCGAGGTAACACTGCCCCATGCCCCTTACAATGCCCACCCGTTTCTGATGCGCGTCCTTTTGACCAGGCCTCTGGCCCAGTCGGAGGGCTTCGCCGCGCAGATCAGGGCCCGTTACGGGGAGGGCGTGCAGACGGCCATTTGCCCTTTGGTCGAGATCGTCTTTTTGCCGGTCGAGGTGGATTTTAGCGGGTTTGACGCCGTGGTGTTCACCTCCCAAAACGGGGTGGCGGCGTATCACAGGTTGGGCGGGCCAGCCCGCTTATCGGCCTACTGTGTCGGGGACCGGACCGCGCAGGCCGCCAGGGGGCTTGGGATGGAGGCCTTTTCGGCCGACGGGGACGTGCGCGCATTGAACGCGCTGGTGGCGAAGAAGGCGAATGGCGCGAAGCTGGCGCATCTGAGCGGCCGCGACGTCGCGGGCAAAATTGACGGAAATATCACCCGAATTGAGGCCTATTATCAGGCGCCAGTGGAGCCCAGCCCAGCGTTGCAGGCCCTGTTGGCACATGACGACACCCTGATTGTGCCGTTGTTTTCGGCGCAAGGCGCGCGCCGGTTTGGTGCGGCCATCGGGCAAGGCACGCGCGCCGGTTTGCACGCCATTTGCATGAGCAAAGCCGTCGCGGACCAGCTTGACCCTGCGCAATTCAAGGAAATCCGCCACGACGGGCCGCCTACCGCAAAGGGCATGTTGGACAAAATGTCCGACTTCTTCCCCCCCTGATCAGCTTGAGGCCAGCCAAAATTCCGGGCTATGTTCAACAGCGGCTTGAATTTCGCGACTCGCCCGCCCGTCATTTAGAGGATGTCTGCTTTGGCCAAATCACCCAAGTCCCCGCCGCGAAAGAAGCGCACTCCGGCGAAACCGAAGCCCAAAACCACGCCCAAGCTGACGGACGCCGTGATCGAGGCCAAAGTTGTGGACGAGGTGGTGGCGACGGAAGCCGTGGATGCGGCGCAAGACAGCCCGGTGGCAGAACAGGCCAAGGATGCGACGTCGCGGGACAAGGCTCCGGAAGCCGAGGATGCCCCCGCCGACACGCCCGCGGACGCCGATACTGCCCCGCGTGACGCAGCAACCGACGCGCCTTCGCCCTATATGGCGCAAGAGGGCCGGTCGAGCGGGCTGGTCCCCACAGTTCTGGGTGGTGTCATCGCCGGGGCCATCGGGTTCGGCGCAGCGCTGCTGATTTTCCCGGAGGGGTGGCGCGAAAAGGATGACACGCTGGTGACCAGCCTTCAGGCAAGCCTTGCCGAGCAGCAGGAAAGCCTGTCCGGCCTGACTGACCAGATTGGCGACCTGAGCGGGCGCTTCGAGGTTGACATAAGCGCCCTGCGCGACGATCTGGCCGAGAAGGCAACCGCCGTTGGGGCCCTGGGTGAGCGGCTGGAGAACCTCACAAAAGGCGACGGCAGTGTGGCCCTGCCCGAAGACGTGCAGCTGCTGCTGAACGCGCAGAAGGAACAGATTTCCGCGCTGACGGCTGATGTTGCCGAAATGGCTGCGGCGGCGAAAGAACGGATTGCAGCGGCGACCCAACAACAGGAAACCGCAGAACAGGCGGAGGCACGCGTCAAGGCGCGGGGTGCATTGCAGGTGATCCGGCTGGCGCTGGTCAGCGGGGAGCCTTTTGCCGACGCACTGGTTGATGTTGCACCGGCCACCGATGTGCCCGCCGGGCTGCAAGCCGTGGCGGCTGACGGCGCGCCGACCGCGGCAGAGCTTCAAGCGCAATACCCCGTTGCAGCGCGGGCTGCTTTGGCAAAGGCCATCCGCGAAGATGCGGGCGATGACACATCAAGCCGCCTGAAGCTGTTCCTGCAAGATCAGCTGGGCGCACGGTCCCTCACCCCACAGGAAGGCGATGACGCGGATGCGGTGTTGTCCCGCGCCGAGGCGGCGGTAAAGGCCGACGACCTGGCAACGGCCCTGCAGGAAATTGACGCGCTGTCAGATGTGGCGAAGGCGGAATTTGCCGACTGGCAGGCGGATGCCAAACTGAGAATGGACGCGGTAAGCGGATTTGAAGCGGTCTCTGACGCGCTGAACGGGAATTAGGATAGACGTTATGGTATGGTCACTGGTCAAAATTCTGATTTTCGTTGCGGCAATCATCGGGCTGACGCTTGGGGTGTCCTCACTGCTGGAGACCAGCGGGCAGGTGCGGGTCGAGGTTGCGGAGCGGGAATTTACCCTGACGCCGTTGGTCACATTGGTGGGCCTCGCCCTGATGCTGTTCGCCTTCTGGGTCGTGCTGAAGCTGCTGAACCTGCTGGTCGCGGTGTTCCGCTTCCTCAACGGCGATGAAACCGCCATTTCGCGCTATTTTGACCGCTCGCGGGAACGCAAAGGGTTTGAGGCACTGGCGGATGGCCTGATGGCGCTAGCCTCCGGCGAAAGCCGCGCGGCCATGGCGAAGGCCGCGAAGGCGGAAAAATACCTCAAACGCCCTGAGTTGACCAACCTGATCACCGCGCAAGCCGCCGAGCAATCCGGCGACACCCGCAAGGCGCAGGAAGTTTACAAACGCCTGCTGACGGATGAGCGGACGCGGTTCGTTGGCGTGCGCGGGATTATGAAACAGAAATTGGCTGAGGGCGACACCGGCACCGCCCTGAAGCTGGCGGAAAAGGCCTTCGCGCTGAAGCCCAAGCACGAAGAAACGCAGGACGTTCTGCTGAAATTGCAGGCCGGTTCCGAGGATTGGTCCGGCGCGCGCAAGACGCTGAACGCCAAGCTGAAACACGGCTCCCTGCCGCGTGACGTGCACAAACGCCGCGACGCGGTGCTGGCGCTGTCGGAGGCCAAGGATATCATCGAAGACGGCAACACCATCGAGGCGCGCGAAACCGCCATCGAGGCCAACCGCCTGTCGCCTGACCTGATCCCCGCCGCCATAATGGCCGCACGAACCTACATAGAGCAGGGCAAGAAACGCTACGCTGGCCGGGTGCTGAAAAAGGCATGGGACGCGCAGCCCCACCCTGAGCTGGCCGCGTGCTACGCCGAGATCGAACCTGACGAAACCCCGCAAGCCCGGATCAAGCGCTTCAATGGGTTGACCAAAAGCTCGGCGACCCATGCTGAAAGCAAGATGCTGCAGGCCGAGCTGAACATCGCCGCAGAAGACTTCCCCGAAGCGCGCCGCTCCTTGGGCGATCTGGTTGACACCCAACCCAACGCCCGGACATTGACCATCATGGCCGCGATTGAGCGCGGTGAAGGGGCTGACGACGCCGTGGTGCGCGGCTGGCTGGCCAAAGCGCTCAGCGCCCCGCGCGGCCCGCAATGGGTTTGCGAAAACTGCCAACAGGTGCATGGCAGCTGGGAACCGGTATGCAACAACTGCCAAAGCTTCGACACGCTCAGCTGGAAAGAGCCTCCGCAGGCCGAGGTGGTCCCAACGTCTGGCGCAGAGATGCTGCCCCTGATCGTGGGCGCACTGGAAGACAAGTCCGAGGACGAGCCCGAGGCCGTCGAAGAGCACGTGGTCGAGGTCATCTCGACCGATGTGGTTGAGCCAGAGGACGCGCCCTCTGACGACAAGAAATAGGTCGCCCAAAGCGGCTTGAATTCGGTTGGGTGAGCGTTTAAATCGCCCAGCACCGCCTCAATAGCTCAGCTGGTAGAGCAGGTCCTTCGTAAGGACAAGGTCGGGGGTTCGAGTCCCTCTTGAGGCACCAAAAACTAACATAAAATATATATAAAACAGTAACCTAGAAAGTTTGTGGAAATTGTAACCACCTATTTACCCACCCAGATGCGAGTGATGTTTGTGCAGATGCCGAGTTCGCGACGGCAATCGCCTGCAATCCGACGGCTTCGAATGCACCCAGTCGCCGATGTCGCGCCGCTCAAGTATGTCTCAAATGAGCAGAAAACGGAATTTGCAAAGTTTCGAGAGCGGCCCATTCCGGACTTTCGCCCCACCTTCAAGATGCTGCGGTCGCAGCCCGCATTGCCGCCATTCGCTGCACCCGCAAAGCCACATGAAGGTCGGGCTCACACATTGCGGGACTTCGCTGCCTTTCTCGCTATTCGTAGACAACGCCCGGTTCCAAAACTTCAAAGCCTATAATTTCGAATTCATACATGCCGCTCTGGTCGGATTTTTCGGCTCGGGCAATCAGCTTGCCTTCCTCACTCCGAAAAACCGCATGGGCTGTGTGAATCGCTCGATAACAATGGCTTCCGTCCGGATAGATGTATTTCAACAATGGATTGGTCTCCTGGAAAACCGGCTGTGCCGGAAGTTGCGTTGAATTGAAACTCGCATATTCACAGACCAACAATGTACTTTTTTCTGCTGTCGGTTCTCTGCGTTGCAACATTCAACAGAATGGGCTCTACGCGGCCACTAGATCGAACGCAGCATCTTGCCTGTTAGGTTCCGCCGCCACTGGTAAAGTCGGCCCAAACCCGAGATTGACCCACCGTACGCCATGCTGCGCTTGCAGCCCGCTTAACGGTCATTCGCCGCGATAGCGAAAGTTCGAAGTGGGTGAATGGTAATGGAACGAGACAATACCGTCGTTCGAAAGCAACCAGTTCGCATGCAGTTTTGCGTCAGGTCGTTTGCTCGACCAAGTCATCCAACATTTGCTCAGCTTCCTCAAAGCTTTTCGCCGATGCATCAACACCCAATAGCCTAATGGGATGTTCGTCGACAGCTACAAGCGAACCCGACACGAGTATTCTTACGTCCGGTCGGCTGACCCTGACGCTCCGCACCAAATTGTAGAGTTGGTGCATTGAATTCTTCGAACCAATTGACAACCCTAAGATGGTTGCTGGCGAGTGCTCAATTTCAGATAGCAATTTGGCATGGCTCAAGTGAGTTATCAAACGTATCTGCCAGCCCTTCGACCTTTGAATATTGGCAGCCATACGCAACCCTGCAGTGTGCTCATCTCCCGGGACGGTAGCAAAAAAAGCTTGGCGTTTCGGCAGTCCGTCGATAGTTGGCTTCGGACATGCGTACTCTTTTACTATCTGTTCCAGTCGAACCATAGCTACGTGCACCTCTAGGAAGGTCACACGGTCTTCGTTCCAAAAGTCATCAAATCGTTCGGCAACGGGTTTCAGCACGTCAAAATACAAATTGTGTATCGAAAGGCCTTGAGACATGAGCCTAGCGGCGGCAGAAGAGCCGCCACGGACGCCACCAGTGCAGAGCGTTTGGCACAATCCATCCCTGTCATCATCTGAAATATGAAAATTCTTACCTGACCGCATCTACCTCCCGCCTTCGCCGTTTGACGTAGTGACGAGGCATCAGGATGTAAAGCTTGAGGTGAGGGAACGCTGGTGTAGAACAAACCAGCCTCTCAATTCACGGAAAGGCTGGTGATCCTCCCTTGGCTGAAGCTTGCAAAATTGCGGCTCTGGATGTTTGGAACCGCATGCCAATGGATCGCTCAACCTAAAATAACCAGTCGACGTCTAGCTCGGCCCATTGCAGACCAACGCCCGACCATCAGGATGCTGCATCAGCAGCCCGCAAAGCTGGCATTCGTAACGCGTGAGAAATTGAATGCTGCTCTAACCCACGGTCCGCCGGTCGAAGCCGACCTTCGCAGCATCTGCTTTAAGGTCTGGAAATGGCGCATTGCGTTCATTGGTTGGCGTCACGCGGTATCTGACAGCCCCGCGTTTGATTTCAACAGAAACTGCGACCAAATTGGCCCGCAGGCCGCGCCTATTTCGCGTGCTTTCCGACCCATTTCCCCGGCTTCAATCTTTGGTGGGATGAGACCTCGGGTATCTTGGTTGGAAATGTAGCGGCGGGTTCGTTCAACCAATGTTCGTTTCACATCCAGAGGTAGACCGCCGTCGATTAAGATCGCCTCAAAATCGATAACCGCGCAGGTCGACAGGGCGGCTTTGGCAAGTTCTTGAGCGGTTTGCCTGATCCAAGGTTCAACGTAGCGTTCGTACGAGCTCCAGTCGTCATTGCTCCAAAGGCCGCTTGGGTCCAAGCCAACTTCGGCAAGACGCGCTTCTAAAAGATGAATGGAAGCGATGTCGATCAACTGTCTGCTTTCGCCATTTGGCCCGACACTTCGAAGTGATCCGAGAGCACCTGCGTTACCTTGATGGCCTTCGAAAACCGAGTGGTTCAGGACGATACCGCCACCCACGAAGGCCGCCACAAAGAAATATGCATAGTCTCTAAATTCTTTGCCGCGTCCGTAGACGTGTTCTGCACGACATGCAGCGGTGGCGTCATTGACCACATGTACTGGGAGGTCAGAGAACTCGGCAATTTCGTCTTGGAAGCCAATGTCTTTCCAGAGCGCAAATTCTTCGGCAGTGGCCCCAACCATTTCATGCCAATTCCAAAGTTCAAACGGAGCGGCGACACCGATACCGCAAATCCGATCTTGCAGCTTCTCTGGTAAAACATCCGTCAACTCAGTGATGCCAGAACGCAAAAAGCTGAACAATTCATCCGGCAACGGGTAGTCAAAACTGGTCGTAGCCTCAGCGCGTACTGACCCGACGAAATCCATCAAGACAATTTTTGCGTTGCGTCTTCCGATGTTAATTCCAAACGAAAAAACACCATCAGCGGCAAGTAACATTGGCACAGACGGCTTGCCAACTTTGCCCTTAACTGGCGTGCCTTTTTCAAGCAATCCATCTTTTTCTAGCTTCCTGAGAATAACCGAGACCGTTTGTGGAGACAGGCCTGCAATCCGAGCGAGATCGCTACCGGGCACCGGGCCATTTCGCTGTAGCATGGAAAGGAGTAGTCGTTCGTTATGGTTGCGTAAACCGCTTTGATTTACGCCGCCACTTAAAGTTCTGATCTTTGACCCGTCCATATAAATAGGCCTTATACGCATTAATCTGCAGGTATAAAGCTACATTCCATAATTAATAAATCAAGTTTATTTATTAATTGACAGTATTGAAAGAATCAGTTTTCCTAAGGTCAGTTCCGTCACTTGCGCGGAAGTTCGCTCCGTTTATTCGGATCAACGTCTGGGAGGACAACATGAAGAAATTACTCGCCACATCCGCTGTTGCATTGACTGCCTTGTCCGGCGCAGCTTTTGCTGATGGCCATGCAGTAACAGCCTGCTTGATTACAAAAACTGACACCAACCCCTTCTTCGTAAAGATGAAAGAGGGGGCAGAAGCCAAAGCCGCAGAGCTTGGCATGACACTTAAATCCTTCGCCGGTAAAGTTGACGGCGACCACGAAACACAGGTGGCGGCGATTGAGACCTGCATCGCTGATGGTGCAAAGGGCATCTTGTTGACCGCATCCGACACCTCCTCCATCGTGTCTTCTGTTCAACAAGCCCGCGACGCCGGTTTGGTCGTCATTGCTCTCGATACACCGCTGTCTCCGATTGATGCCGCAGACATGACATTCGCTACAGACAACTTCCTTGCCGGCGAATTGATCGGCAAGTGGGCCGCTGCAAAATTGGGTGATGATGCCGCGAACGCAAAAATCGCAATGCTTGATCTGGCCGTATCCCAACCGACCGTTGGCGTTTTGCGCGACCAAGGCTTTTTGCAAGGCTTCGGAATCGAACTGGGCGACCCGAACAAGTGGGGCGACGAAGATGACCCACGGATTGTCGGCAATGACGTAACCGCCGGTAATGAAGAAGGCGGTCGTAAGGCGATGGAAAACCTTCTGGCGAAAGACCCAGAGATCAACGTTGTCTACACCATCAACGAGCCAGCCGCTGCCGGTGCGTATGAAGCTTTGAAATCCATCGGCCGCGAGAATGACGTTCTCATCGTTTCCGTTGATGGTGGTTGCCCCGGTGTTGAGAACATCAAAGACGGCGTGATCGGTGCAACGTCGCAGCAATACCCATTATTGATGGCATCCAAAGGTGTTGAGGCAATTGCGGCTTGGGCGAAAGACGGAACCAAGCCAGCAAACACGCCGGGCAAGGATTTCTTTGACACGGGCGTTGCGTTGGTCACTGACGAACCTGCGGATGGCGTTGACAGCATTGATACCACTGAGGGCACAAACCTCTGCTGGGGCTAATGACGATCCGGCAAGAACTGACATAAGCTAACAAGAAGGGGCGGCATTGCTCGCCCCTTTTACTTAAGCGGAGGGGCACCATGTCAAACGTGAACACAACAGAAGACGGCATCGCAAAGTTTGACTCTCCACACCGCGGTGTTGTTGGGACAATCCAGCATTGGCTGCATATAAACCCAGCCTTGGTCCCTCTGATCGTACTGGTCGCATCGATTGTGGTTTTCGGCCTTTTGTTGGGGTCAAAGTTCTTCTCCCCGTTCGCACTGACACTCATACTGCAACAAGTTCAGATCGTGGGCATCGTTGCAGCTGCTCAATCGCTTGTGATCCTAACGGCTGGCATCGACCTAAGTGTTGGGGCCATTGCGGTCATCTCATCCGTGGTGATGGGACAATTTACATTTCGGTATGGCTTGCCCGTTGAAGTTGCAGTCGCTTGTGGTTTGATCGTGGGAACGGCCGTCGGATACCTCAACGGATGGCTCATCGCAGTCATGAAGCTGCCCCCGTTTATCGTCACGCTTGGCATGTGGCAGATCGTTTTGGCCGCGAACTTCTTGTACTCTGCCAACGAGACAATCCGCAGCCAAGACATCGCAAAAAACGCAGCCCTTTTGCAGCTCCTCGGGGCGAAATTCAAAATCGGCGGAGCGGTGTTTACAGTCGGCGTTCTATTCATGGTCATATTGGTCATCATGCTGGCCTATATCCTCCGTCACACCGCATGGGGTCGTCACGTCTACGCGGTTGGGGACGATCCAGAAGCAGCAGAACTATCTGGGGTCAACGTTAAAGGCACATTGATCTCAGTCTATGCAGTGGCAGGTTTGATCTGTGGATTTGCAGGCTGGGCGTTGATCGGTCGCATCGGATCGGTATCACCGACATCAGGCCAGCTTCTCAACATCGAAAGCATTACGGCTGTGGTAATCGGGGGCATATCGTTATTCGGTGGACGCGGATCGATCCTTGGTACCTTCTTCGGTGCGCTCATTGTCGGCGTCTTCACCCTTGGCCTGCGTCTAATGGGTGCCGACGCCCAATGGACGTATCTCTTGATCGGCGTCCTCATCATCGCCGCCGTCGCCGTTGATCAATGGATTAGAAAGGTATCAGCCTAATGGAACCCATTCTCAAAGGTCGTGGCCTCGTTAAACGCTACGGTAAAGTTACAGCACTTGATCATTGCGATTTCGATCTAATGCCGGGCGAAATTTTAGCCGTAATTGGCGACAACGGTGCCGGAAAATCATCGCTGATCAAGGCAGTCTCCGGTGCCGTTATCCCAGATGAAGGCGAAGTGTTTTTGGAAGGTGAACGGATCAATTTCAAATCCCCCATCCAAGCGCGTGAGGCGGGAATCGAAACGGTTTACCAAACGCTTGCCATGTCGCCGGCGCTGTCGATTGCAGACAACATGTTCATGGGGCGCGAAATCCGCAAACAGGGTTTTATGGGAACCGTAATGCGTCAACTTGATCGCGCCAAAATGGAGAAGATGGCCCGTGATAAGCTCACCGAGCTTGGCCTGATGACAATCCAAAACATCAACCAAGCGGTTGAAACACTATCAGGAGGCCAACGCCAAGGCGTCGCCGTTGCGCGCGCTGCAGCCTTTGGGTCTAAAGTGATTATCCTTGATGAGCCCACAGCGGCTTTGGGTGTTAAGGAATCCCGAAAAGTTCTGGAGTTGATCCAAGATGTCAAATCGCGCGGCATCCCGATCATTCTAATCAGCCACAACATGCCTCACGTTTTCGAGGTGGCCGACCGTATCCACATTCACCGCTTGGGCAAACGGTTGTGCGTGATCAATCCAAAAGACTACACAATGTCCGACGCAGTAGCCTTCATGACTGGAGCGAAAGACGCACCAAGAGAAGGGTTGGCCGCCTAGGCCGACTGCCGTGCCTGGCTCTGTTTCGTTGAGCAACTGATCCAATAGTTCGCATCTTGATTGATGTTAGTTTCAACTAGGACGTAAGT is from uncultured Litoreibacter sp. and encodes:
- a CDS encoding ATP-binding cassette domain-containing protein, with product MEPILKGRGLVKRYGKVTALDHCDFDLMPGEILAVIGDNGAGKSSLIKAVSGAVIPDEGEVFLEGERINFKSPIQAREAGIETVYQTLAMSPALSIADNMFMGREIRKQGFMGTVMRQLDRAKMEKMARDKLTELGLMTIQNINQAVETLSGGQRQGVAVARAAAFGSKVIILDEPTAALGVKESRKVLELIQDVKSRGIPIILISHNMPHVFEVADRIHIHRLGKRLCVINPKDYTMSDAVAFMTGAKDAPREGLAA